From the genome of Mycobacterium sp. 050128, one region includes:
- a CDS encoding DUF732 domain-containing protein, with protein sequence MVSASALLAAAITCAGAAGADAQEDQFVATLAQLQIPVIDNVPGLVYRAREICGELDRGGSFQSVVDEETNTTYAGSPSLHLVPDRVTRTAVKFVTASVTVYCPSHQGQIP encoded by the coding sequence GTGGTTAGCGCGTCGGCGTTGCTTGCCGCCGCAATCACGTGTGCCGGCGCGGCGGGCGCCGACGCGCAGGAAGATCAGTTTGTGGCGACGCTCGCGCAGCTACAGATTCCCGTCATCGACAACGTGCCCGGGCTGGTCTACCGGGCTCGCGAAATCTGCGGCGAACTCGATCGCGGCGGGTCGTTCCAGTCCGTCGTAGACGAGGAGACGAACACGACGTACGCGGGCAGTCCGTCCTTACACCTGGTTCCCGATCGCGTGACCCGCACCGCCGTCAAATTCGTCACGGCGTCAGTGACGGTCTACTGCCCTAGCCATCAAGGCCAAATTCCCTAA
- a CDS encoding DUF3349 domain-containing protein, translating to MSLSDVVMRAVGFLRAGYPEGIPTRDYVPLLALLRRRLSDDDVIAVAAAVISGSDKSVDGTDVRVAITKLTDEMPSPEDTERVMRRLAAVGWPVDDEVER from the coding sequence ATGTCGCTGTCGGATGTGGTGATGCGGGCTGTTGGTTTCCTGCGTGCCGGCTACCCAGAAGGTATTCCGACCCGCGACTACGTGCCGCTACTCGCCCTGCTTCGTCGCCGCCTTTCCGACGACGATGTCATCGCTGTCGCCGCGGCGGTGATCTCCGGCAGCGACAAGTCGGTCGACGGCACAGACGTGCGAGTCGCAATCACAAAGCTCACCGACGAGATGCCGTCGCCCGAAGATACCGAGCGGGTAATGCGGCGGTTGGCCGCAGTCGGCTGGCCGGTCGATGACGAGGTCGAGCGATAA
- the phoU gene encoding phosphate signaling complex protein PhoU gives MRTAFHEQLDSLSETLSEMCGLAGEAMEGATHALLQADLTMAEAVIASHARLAQMRSEAEEAAFVLLALQAPVASDLRTVVGSMQSVADAERMGGLALHVARIARRRHPDRALPKEVTGDFAEMGRIAVDLGRSARDVVLSRDPEQAAQISRDDEEMNRLHQHLFTVLKEKDWPHGVSTAVDVTLLGRFYERFADHAVEIGRRVIFQATGEAPGE, from the coding sequence ATGCGCACAGCGTTCCATGAGCAGCTCGATTCGCTCAGCGAAACACTGAGCGAGATGTGCGGCCTGGCAGGTGAGGCGATGGAGGGGGCGACTCACGCACTACTACAGGCGGATCTGACGATGGCCGAAGCTGTGATCGCCAGCCACGCGCGCCTTGCCCAGATGCGAAGTGAGGCCGAGGAGGCCGCATTTGTGTTGCTGGCTCTACAAGCGCCCGTCGCAAGCGATCTACGAACCGTGGTCGGGTCCATGCAGAGCGTCGCGGATGCCGAGCGGATGGGAGGCTTGGCGCTGCACGTCGCCAGGATCGCGCGCCGCCGCCACCCAGACCGCGCACTACCTAAAGAAGTGACCGGCGACTTCGCCGAGATGGGCCGGATTGCGGTGGATTTGGGCCGAAGCGCAAGAGATGTCGTGCTCTCACGCGATCCGGAGCAGGCCGCACAGATCAGCCGGGATGACGAAGAGATGAACCGGCTTCACCAACACCTATTCACCGTCCTCAAAGAGAAAGACTGGCCGCACGGCGTATCGACCGCCGTCGATGTCACTCTGTTAGGTCGCTTTTACGAGCGCTTCGCCGACCACGCCGTCGAAATCGGACGTCGTGTCATATTTCAGGCAACCGGAGAGGCCCCCGGTGAATGA